From a single Terriglobia bacterium genomic region:
- a CDS encoding DegQ family serine endoprotease, with amino-acid sequence MPRFSKQFLCENFLGLSLTLIGVLCLVLASVMYLGHRSFADIALANGQALDGPDINQLEQLNKAYERIAQAVTPAVVYISTTQVMKVQQSPFFSDPFFRRFFGNMPGMVPQKQVLHALGSGVIVSPQGYIVTNNHVIDHATDIEVTLSDKRKLPAKVVGADKPTDLAVLKIDASDLPVASWGDSDALHVGAIVMAFGNPFGLTSQGGGITVTRGTVSALGRSGMGIEGPGSLENFIQTDAAINPGNSGGPLVNVRGQVVGINTAILSGNSGPGGEGSFIGVGFAIPSNTVKRVMEDLIKSGKVSRGYLGVLVSDVNSDFAKQFNVPDTSGAFVQNVEPKGPAGKADVQNGDVIRKYNGKNVPDAGTLTTMVTQTNPGTTVKLSILRNGKPMDVTVTLGERPANAGAAPSQGQAPSGSALEGVSVQNLTPSLRDQLGIPANASGVVVSDIDQSSPAAQYLQQGDVIESINRQPVHNVGDFNRLAGEAKGQVLLRVIHQGQGFFVVISPGPGDGGGQ; translated from the coding sequence ATGCCGCGATTTTCTAAGCAATTTTTGTGCGAGAATTTCCTGGGCCTGAGCCTGACACTGATCGGCGTTCTCTGCCTGGTTCTCGCTTCTGTGATGTACCTCGGGCACCGCAGCTTTGCGGATATCGCGCTCGCCAATGGCCAGGCGCTGGATGGCCCGGATATTAACCAGCTTGAGCAGTTGAACAAGGCCTATGAGCGTATCGCTCAGGCCGTTACGCCTGCGGTCGTTTACATTAGTACCACGCAGGTGATGAAGGTGCAGCAGTCTCCCTTTTTCTCCGATCCTTTTTTCCGCCGATTTTTCGGTAATATGCCTGGGATGGTTCCGCAAAAGCAGGTCCTGCACGCCCTGGGTTCCGGCGTAATTGTTTCGCCGCAGGGTTACATTGTGACCAACAATCACGTGATCGATCATGCGACGGACATCGAAGTGACGCTCTCTGACAAGCGGAAGCTCCCTGCCAAAGTCGTGGGTGCAGACAAGCCGACCGACCTTGCGGTTCTCAAGATTGATGCTTCTGATTTGCCCGTCGCTTCCTGGGGCGACTCAGATGCTCTGCACGTCGGAGCTATTGTAATGGCCTTTGGAAATCCCTTTGGACTCACCAGCCAGGGCGGAGGAATCACGGTGACCCGGGGAACGGTGAGCGCGCTCGGCCGTTCGGGAATGGGCATCGAAGGTCCAGGAAGCCTGGAAAACTTCATTCAGACGGACGCCGCCATTAATCCCGGAAATTCCGGCGGTCCTCTGGTTAACGTCAGAGGCCAGGTGGTGGGTATCAACACCGCTATCCTCAGTGGAAATTCCGGACCCGGAGGCGAAGGGAGTTTTATCGGAGTCGGCTTCGCGATTCCTTCCAATACCGTCAAACGCGTGATGGAAGATCTGATTAAGAGCGGAAAGGTATCGCGTGGTTACCTTGGCGTCCTGGTGTCGGATGTCAATTCTGATTTTGCGAAGCAATTTAACGTTCCAGACACCTCTGGCGCCTTTGTCCAGAATGTGGAACCCAAAGGGCCTGCGGGTAAGGCGGACGTTCAAAACGGTGATGTCATTCGCAAGTACAATGGCAAGAATGTCCCGGACGCCGGGACGCTCACGACCATGGTGACGCAAACGAATCCCGGAACAACTGTCAAGCTGAGCATTCTGCGAAACGGCAAGCCCATGGACGTTACGGTGACTTTGGGTGAGAGGCCCGCGAATGCTGGCGCGGCTCCAAGCCAGGGTCAAGCGCCGTCGGGAAGCGCCCTGGAAGGCGTTTCAGTCCAGAACCTGACTCCGAGCCTGCGGGACCAACTGGGGATTCCAGCCAATGCGAGCGGGGTTGTGGTCTCCGACATCGACCAGAGTAGTCCGGCGGCTCAGTACCTCCAGCAGGGAGATGTGATTGAGAGCATCAACCGGCAGCCTGTCCATAACGTTGGCGACTTCAATCGCCTGGCTGGCGAAGCCAAAGGGCAGGTGCTGCTGCGTGTCATCCACCAGGGACAAGGGTTCTTTGTGGTGATTTCGCCCGGCCCTGGCGACGGCGGCGGACAGTGA